The Leclercia sp. AS011 DNA segment CCAGGCCGCCTGAAAAAGCGATGCCAATACGTTGTCCTTGCGGAAGATGCTTGAGAATCGTCGTCATAAAATAAAACCCTGCTTGATTGACTGATGAGTGATCGCTTTCACCCTAAATGCATTTTTATGCAGAATAAGTGAGTTTTCATTTAATCATCTTTTGGCAAGTACCGAAAGTGATTCGTGTATTTTTTGTAAAAATTTCCCGCCTGAATCGCTGTGGTTCGCGGGGTTGACAGGCGGCGTCCACTATCAATATACTGTACGCCGATTTTACGTCCCGTCCTCGGTACCAAATCCCAGCATTATTTGCATTTTTTACCCACAGCGAGTAGAATTTGCCACGTTTCAGGCGCGGGGTGGAGCAGCCTGGTAGCTCGTCGGGCTCATAACCCGAAGGTCGTCGGTTCAAATCCGGCCCCCGCAACCACTTTCCTATAAAGTCCTTTTTCAAATATACTGTGAAGACTTAGCGCCTTCGTAGCTGGATTTGAAAAAATTCTTTTTGAAAGTGCTCCAGGCCACTGTTGTGGCTATAGGGTTCAGTTATCTAAAGCCCCGATTTATCGGGGTTTTTTGTTATCTGACTACAGAATAACTGGGCTTTATGCCCTTTTTTTACGTCTTGGGGGTGGGCTTGTCCACATTAGACCAAAAATTAACAGAGATGATTAAGGCACCAGTCGAAGCACTGGGCTACGAACTGGTCGGCATCGAATTCATTCGCAGCCGTACATCCACGCTGCGCATCTATATTGATAGTGAAGATGGCATCAATGTTGATGATTGTGCTGATGTTAGCCACCAGGTGAGTGCGGTTCTTGATGTTGAAGATCCTATTACCGTCGCCTATAACCTGGAAGTTTCCTCGCCTGGTCTGCATCGCCCGCTGTTCACTGCTGAACACTACACGCACTACATTGGTGAAGAAGCGGCTCTCGTTCTGCGTATGGCTGTGCAAAACCGCCGTAAATGGCAGGGCGTTATTAAGGCCGTTGATGGTGAGATGATCACAGTAACAGTCGAAGGCAAAGATGAAGTGTTCGCGCTGAGTAATATCCAGAAGGCGAACCTGGTTCCCCACTTTTAACAGTCTGGATGAGGTGAAAAGCCCGCGATGAACAAAGAAATTTTGGCTGTTGTTGAAGCCGTCTCCAACGAAAAATCACTGCCGCGCGAGAAGATTTTCGAAGCGCTGGAAAGTGCACTGGCTACGGCAACCAAGAAAAAATACGAACAAGAGATCGACGTCCGCGTGGAAATCGATCGTAAAAGCGGTGACTTCGATACTTTCCGTCGTTGGATTATCGTTGAGGAAGTGACTCAGCCAACGAAAGAGATCACCCTGGAAGCGGCACGTTACGAAGACGAAAGCCTGAACATCGACGACTACGTTGAAGATCAGATCGAATCCGTCACCTTCGACCGTATCACCACCCAGACTGCTAAACAGGTTATCGTTCAGAAAGTACGTGAAGCTGAGCGCGCTATGGTTGTTGACCAGTTCCGCGAGCACGAAGGTGAGATCATTACCGGCGTGGTGAAAAAAGTGAACCGCGACAACATCTCCCTGGATCTGGGTAGCAATGCCGAAGCTGTCATTCTGCGTGAAGATATGCTGCCGCGCGAAAACTTCCGTCCGGGTGACCGCATTCGTGGCGTACTGTACTCAGTGCGTCCAGAAGCGCGTGGCGCTCAGCTGTTCGTGACCCGTTCTAAACCTGAAATGCTGATCGAACTGTTCCGCATTGAAGTGCCAGAAATTGGCGAAGAAGTGATCGAGATTAAAGCCGCTGCCCGCGATCCGGGTTCCCGTGCGAAAATCGCGGTGAAAACCAACGACAAGCGTATCGATCCGGTTGGCGCATGCGTAGGTATGCGTGGCGCACGCGTTCAGGCGGTCTCTACCGAACTGGGCGGCGAGCGTATTGATATCGTTCTGTGGGACGATAACCCGGCGCAATTCGTGATTAACGCGATGGCACCGGCTGATGTTGCGTCTATCGTGGTAGACGAAGACAAGCACACCATGGATATCGCCGTTGAAGCAGGTAACCTGGCTCAGGC contains these protein-coding regions:
- the nusA gene encoding transcription termination factor NusA, with amino-acid sequence MNKEILAVVEAVSNEKSLPREKIFEALESALATATKKKYEQEIDVRVEIDRKSGDFDTFRRWIIVEEVTQPTKEITLEAARYEDESLNIDDYVEDQIESVTFDRITTQTAKQVIVQKVREAERAMVVDQFREHEGEIITGVVKKVNRDNISLDLGSNAEAVILREDMLPRENFRPGDRIRGVLYSVRPEARGAQLFVTRSKPEMLIELFRIEVPEIGEEVIEIKAAARDPGSRAKIAVKTNDKRIDPVGACVGMRGARVQAVSTELGGERIDIVLWDDNPAQFVINAMAPADVASIVVDEDKHTMDIAVEAGNLAQAIGRNGQNVRLASQLSGWELNVMTVDDLQAKHQAEAHAAIDTFTKYLDIDEDFATVLVEEGFSTLEELAYVPMKELLEIDGLDEATVEALRDRAKNALTTLALAQEESLGDNKPADDLLNLEGLDRAIAFKLAARGVCTLEDLAEQGVDDLADIEGLTDEKAGELIMAARNICWFGDEA
- the rimP gene encoding ribosome maturation factor RimP; translated protein: MSTLDQKLTEMIKAPVEALGYELVGIEFIRSRTSTLRIYIDSEDGINVDDCADVSHQVSAVLDVEDPITVAYNLEVSSPGLHRPLFTAEHYTHYIGEEAALVLRMAVQNRRKWQGVIKAVDGEMITVTVEGKDEVFALSNIQKANLVPHF